Part of the Streptomyces sp. NBC_01353 genome, CGCGGCGAAGATCCAGCAGCTGCGTGACCGCTCCATCGCGGGTCAGCTCATCGACGCGGGCGCCGACGGCTACACGACGAGGGCGGTGATGGAGCGGCTGGCGCACGAGCCCGTCGCCGGGACACCACCCGGCCGGGCGCTCTTCGCCGCCGGCGCGGAGGTCGTCCTCGACGTGCCGCTCGTCCTTGCCCCGCCCGCCGGCGAGGCCACCTGGTCCCTGCTGCCCCATGTGTCGCCGCTGGCCGCCCTGCGCGGCGACGCGCCGGCCTGCCTGGTGGCGTACGTCGACCGCATGGGCGCCGATCTGGAGCTGCGTGAAGGCCACGACCGTACGACCGTGAGCGAGGCCCGGGGGAAGGAGTGGCAGGGCCGTGGACACCGCGGCGTCCCCACCGACCGGTACGAATGGCACTACCGCAACAAGGTCGAGAACAGCTGGAACGAGACCGCCGACATCATCGTGGCCGAGATCGTCCGGCAATGGCCGATGAGCGGCGCCGAGCTGCTGGTTCTGGCCGGTGACGCCCGGGAGCGCAGGGCCGTGCACAACCGGCTTCCGGAACGGGTGCGGGACGCCACCGTCGAGGCGGAGAGCGGCGGCCGGTCCCCCGGCTCCGCCATGGCGGCGCTCGACCACGAGATCGAGCGGGCATGCGAAACGTATGCCCGGGACCGGCTCCACCGGACGCTCGAACGCTTCCACCGGGGCCGGGGCAAGCCCGGCGAGCATCGCGAAGCCTCGGTGGACACCGGCCCCGGGGAGGCGGCGGAGGGGATCCCGGCGGTCGTGGATGCCGCACGCAACCACCAGGTGGCCACCCTGCTGCTCACCCCGGAGGCCGCCGACGCGGGCCGCCAGGTCTGGATCGGCCCGGGCGTCGACGAGGTGGCCGTGCAGCGCGGCGAGGCCCGTGCGATGGGGGTTCCCCGGCCTGAGCAGGCGCGGGCGGACGACGCGCTGCTGCGAGCGGCCGCGGCTGCCGACTGCGACGTGCTCGTGGTCCCCGAGGGGATGCGCGGCCCGGCGGGCGGGCTGGGTGCGGTACTCCGCTGGAGTATGTGACCCGGCGTCGTCGGGCCGGAGCGCGATGCCTCGGCACGGCGCAGGTGCTTCGGCGCAGGTGCTTCAGTACCGCTGTATCAGTGCCGGTGCATCACCGCCACTGCTTCACTGCCGGGGCTTCAGCCCGCGGTGACATTCTCCGCCTGGGGTCCCTTCGGGCCCTGGACGACGTCGAACTCGACCTTCTGTCCCTCCTGGAGTTCGCGGTATCCGGTGCTGGCGATGGCCGAGTAGTGGACGAAGACGTCCGGGCCACCACCGTCCTGGGCTATGAAGCCGAAGCCCTTCTCCGCGTTGAACCACTTCACTGTTCCGGTTGCCATGGTGATCTCCTTGGCGAATGCGGACACCTCCATCGTCTCTCGGCACGGCCGGGAAGTCCCGGCGGGTAGCGTGGGCGCATGGAACTCATCGGAGAGATCACGGCCGACCGGCCCCTGCTCGTCCTGGCAGTCAAGGAGGAGGCGCAGTTCCTCGACACGGATCTGCCGATCCTGCTGACCGGTATGGGCAAGGTGAACGCGGCGACCTCGCTGGCGATTGTCCTTGGCCGGGGCAGGCGTCCCTCCGCTGTCATCAATCTGGGGACCGCGGGGGCGCTGCGTCCGGGGTGGACGGGCACGCACGTCGTCGGCACGGTGATCCAGCACGATCTCGACGGCGAGCTGCTCGCGACGCTGACGGGCGAGACCTACGGGGAGCCGCTGGCCCTGAGGGACGGCGGTGACGTGACCCTGGCCACCGGCGACGCCTTCATCTCCGACGAGGCCGCCCGGGCCAGGCTGGCCGCGCGGGCGCCGCTGGTCGACATGGAGGGCTACGCCCTGGCGGTCGCCGCGGGTCTGGCCGGGGTTCCGATCCGGATCGTCAAGCACGTGAGCGACGAGGCGGGCGACGGCGCGGCCAGGACCTGGAGGGAGTCGGTCGCGGACTGTGCACGGGCGCTCGCGGAGTGGGCCGAGGCCCACACCCCGTACCGCTCCTGATGTTCCCGGTCAGCCGACCGCCGGGCCGAAGCGTCGGCGGTACGCGGACGGGGAGAGCCCCGTCTCGCGGTTCATCAGGGCCCGCAGATTGGCTGCCGTACCCAGGCCGCTGCTGTGGGCGACGACGTCGAAGCGGGACTCGCCGCGCTCGATGAGGCGGCAGGCCAGCGCCACCCGCTCGCCCGTGAGCCAGGCCAGCGGGGTCGTACCGAGCTGGGCCCGGAACCGGCGGTGCAGCGTCGCCGGGCTGACGGCCGCGCGGGCGGCGAGGCCGGCGACGGTCAGCGGGGAGCCGAGGCGTTCCTGGGCCCAGGCGAGCAGCGGAGCGAGGGACTCGCCGGGCATGTCGGGGACCGGGCGCTCCACGAACTGCCGCTGTCCGCCGTCACGGTGGGCCGCGAAGACGAGTCGGCGACTGACCGAGTTGGCGACCTCCGCGCCGTGGTCGCGGCGGACCACGTGGAGTCCGAGGTCGAGGGCGGCGGCACTGCCGGCGGCGGTGAGGATGTCGCCGTCGTCGACGAACAGGACGTCCGGTTCGAGGCGTACGGAGGGGAATCGGGCGCGGAAGGAGTCCGCCCACTGCCAGTGGGCGGTGGCGCGCCTGCCGTCGAGGACTCCGGCCTCGGCGAGGGTGAAGGCACCGCTGCAGAAGCCGACGAGGCGTGCGCCGCGCGCGTGGGCGCGCCGGATCGCGTCGAGCACGGCGGGCCGGCGGGGTACCCCGACGTCGGGGCGGTTGGGGACGATCAGGGTGTCGGCGGTGTCGGCCGCCTCGAGCCCGGCGACGCCCGTGAGGGTGAAGAAGCCGTCCCGCATGAGGGTGCGGGGCTCGGGCGAGCAGAGCCGGAAGTCGTAGAGGTCGCGGCCGAGTTCGGGGCGGCGCAGGCCGAAGACCTCGGTGGCGCAGCCCAGCTCGAAGGGGTTGGAGTTGGCGTCGACGATCACGACGACGCGGTGCGGCGACTCGTGCGAGGATCCTTGCGGCATATGCTCTTTCTAGCACTCCCGCCGGGCGACGGTCAGGGCGCAGGATGGCCGTATGAGCCAGAAGACTTCTGTGAACAGTGATCCCATCGCCCTCTCGGCGGCGCTCGCCTCGTTCGACGACCTGTGGAGTCCGCGCATCGTGACGCAGGTGAACGACTACGACGTGCGCGTCGCGAAGGTGGCGGGCGAGCATGTGTGGCACACGCACGACGACACCGACGAGTTCTTCCTCGTGATCGAGGGCGAGCTGCACATCTCGCTGCGCGAGGAGGGGGTGGAGCGCACGGTGACGCTGCCGCGCGGCTCGGTCTTCACCGTCCCCCGAGGCGTCGAGCACCGCCCGTACGCCCCGTCCGGCGCGTCGATCCTGCTCTTCGAACCGACGGGCACGCTGTCGGTCGGCGACCGCCACGACGAGATCCCGGACCACATCGACGCGACGACGGGCCACGCGCTCGGCGGCTGAGCCGGGCATCGCGAACCCCGGCCGGACGGGTTCACACCGGGAACGCCGCCTGGAAGGCCAGCCACTGATCCGCGCCGTCGGGATCCGCCCCAGCAGATCGTCGAGCGCGAGGTACTCCTCCCAGGCCTGTGGGCGGCGAGGCGGGGCGGGGCTGCGAGGGCCTCCAGGAAAGCGGCGACGGGCGGTGGGAGCGGGCGAAGCGGCGGGGGTGTGCAGGGACGCGCGCGGCTCCCGGCAGGGCGTCGGAGGAGGGCACCCGGTCAGCCCGACGAGCCGTCCCCGCGGCGCATTGCGCCCCACCGCACAGGCGGACAAACGTTCTTGACAGCCCGGAAGGTCGCCTGCCTAAGCTGAAGCGTTCCTTTCCGGATGTTGGAGGCTCCTGTGCGGACACCGACTGCGACGCCCCGTGGTGGCGTGCGGGCCGGTGCGCGGCTGTGCTGCCGTCGGCATGTCGACTTCTGCCGTACGTCCTCCGCCATCTGTCCTTCCGCGCACGTCTGATCACCCCTCTCCCCGGTCGCGTCCTCGACGCGCCCGCGGTTTCACGTGTGCCTTCGGAAGGACCCCCATGCCCCATCCAGCCCTGCATCTCGCCGTGGAGATCGACGGCGACGGTGCCCATCCGGCCGCCTGGCGCCGGGCCGCCCACGCCCCCGGTGAGTCGCTGACGCCGCGCCGGCTCGCGCGGGTCGCGGCCGTCGCCGAGAACGCCGGTTTCACCTTCGTCACCCTGGACGACAGCCTCCTCCCGCCCGGCTCGGGCGCCGACACCGTGGGACGCGTCGGCGCGGTGGAGCGCGCCGCGTTCATCGCCGCGTCGACCGGTGCGCTCGGTATCGCCCCGGCCGTCGCCACCACCTACGCCGAGCCGTTCCACGTCTCCTCGCAGCTCGCCTCCCTCGATCACGTCTCCACCGGACGCGCCGCGTGGTGGGTGACCACCGAGGAGAGCGCCGAGGCCGCCCGCGCCTGGGGGCGGCCGCGGGTGGAGGGCGCCGAAGCCCTCGCGCGGGAGGCCCGTGACGCGGTCCGCGTGGTGCGCGACCTGTGGGATTCCTGGGAGGACGACGCGGTCGTCCGCTCCGTCGCCACGAGCCGCTACCTCGACCGGGACCGGCTGCACCACATCGACTTCACGGGCGAGACGTACACGGTCAAGGGCCCCGCGATCGTGCCGCGACCGCCCCAGGGCCGGCCCGTGGTGATCGCCCGTACCGGTCTCGTCCCGCCCGAGCTGATCGACATCTCCCTGGTCGACGGCGCCACCCCGGAGGAGGTGGGCGAGGCCGCGGCCGGCGCCGGCGCGCCGCTCGCGTTCGCCGAGGT contains:
- a CDS encoding cold-shock protein, translated to MATGTVKWFNAEKGFGFIAQDGGGPDVFVHYSAIASTGYRELQEGQKVEFDVVQGPKGPQAENVTAG
- a CDS encoding LLM class flavin-dependent oxidoreductase — translated: MPHPALHLAVEIDGDGAHPAAWRRAAHAPGESLTPRRLARVAAVAENAGFTFVTLDDSLLPPGSGADTVGRVGAVERAAFIAASTGALGIAPAVATTYAEPFHVSSQLASLDHVSTGRAAWWVTTEESAEAARAWGRPRVEGAEALAREARDAVRVVRDLWDSWEDDAVVRSVATSRYLDRDRLHHIDFTGETYTVKGPAIVPRPPQGRPVVIARTGLVPPELIDISLVDGATPEEVGEAAAGAGAPLAFAEVEVALDTPRESARERIADLERHAPWEPPSPRDGDRLRYTGSASGLVAFLEELGRHVDGVRLHPLVLDEDLAVLSRLVLPELFARRIAARPLPGTTLRTALGLPRPASRFAEEAAR
- a CDS encoding helix-turn-helix domain-containing protein, producing MPQGSSHESPHRVVVIVDANSNPFELGCATEVFGLRRPELGRDLYDFRLCSPEPRTLMRDGFFTLTGVAGLEAADTADTLIVPNRPDVGVPRRPAVLDAIRRAHARGARLVGFCSGAFTLAEAGVLDGRRATAHWQWADSFRARFPSVRLEPDVLFVDDGDILTAAGSAAALDLGLHVVRRDHGAEVANSVSRRLVFAAHRDGGQRQFVERPVPDMPGESLAPLLAWAQERLGSPLTVAGLAARAAVSPATLHRRFRAQLGTTPLAWLTGERVALACRLIERGESRFDVVAHSSGLGTAANLRALMNRETGLSPSAYRRRFGPAVG
- a CDS encoding cupin domain-containing protein, whose amino-acid sequence is MNSDPIALSAALASFDDLWSPRIVTQVNDYDVRVAKVAGEHVWHTHDDTDEFFLVIEGELHISLREEGVERTVTLPRGSVFTVPRGVEHRPYAPSGASILLFEPTGTLSVGDRHDEIPDHIDATTGHALGG
- a CDS encoding nucleosidase, with the protein product MELIGEITADRPLLVLAVKEEAQFLDTDLPILLTGMGKVNAATSLAIVLGRGRRPSAVINLGTAGALRPGWTGTHVVGTVIQHDLDGELLATLTGETYGEPLALRDGGDVTLATGDAFISDEAARARLAARAPLVDMEGYALAVAAGLAGVPIRIVKHVSDEAGDGAARTWRESVADCARALAEWAEAHTPYRS